A single region of the Vicia villosa cultivar HV-30 ecotype Madison, WI unplaced genomic scaffold, Vvil1.0 ctg.003136F_1_1, whole genome shotgun sequence genome encodes:
- the LOC131640442 gene encoding beta-hexosaminidase 1-like — MMMFHSKPRTFFSPISSFIFSIIIFLLFIPISFSHEEQSLTYLWPLPSNFTSGTYSLSVDPSLTHSVIGNGSVAYSEVLDSAFERYRRIIFKHAGFGFGKGFGRKLRGSFSVVPYDITTLNIVLHSDNEELQLGVDESYTLVVSKGNESSVGGEATIEANTAYGALRGLETFSQLCSFDYTTKTVQIHKTPWSIQDKPRFAYRGLMLDTSRHYLPISVIKQVIESMSYAKLNVLHWHIIDEESFPLEIPTYPNLWKGSYTKWERYTVEDAYEIVNFAQMRGINVMAEIDVPGHAESWGAGYPDLWPSPSCKEPLDVSKTFTFDVISGILSDMRKIFPFELFHLGGDEVHTDCWSNTTHVKEWLQKQNMTTKDAYEYFVLKAQDIALSKNWTPVNWEETFNTFPSKLHPETVVHNWLVSGVCAKAVAKGFRCIFSNQGFWYLDHLDVPWDEVYTTEPLEGIHKDSEQKLILGGEVCMWGETADASDVQQTIWPRAAAAAERLWSPRDSTTAKNLNVTVLPRLQHFRCMLNRRGVPAAPVTNFYARRAPDGAGSCYDQ, encoded by the exons ATGATGATGTTCCATTCCAAACCCAGAACCTTCTTTTCACCAATTTCCtcattcatcttctccatcatcatcttcctGTTATTCATTCCAATTTCATTTTCTCATGAAGAACAATCCCTCACTTACCTATGGCCACTCCCTTCAAATTTCACTTCAGGAACTTACTCTCTCTCCGTTGACCCTTCACTTACTCACTCTGTGATTGGAAATGGCAGTGTTGCTTACTCTGAAGTTCTTGATTCTGCTTTTGAGAGATATAGAAGGATCATTTTCAAGCATGCTGGGTTTGGATTTGGTAAAGGGTTTGGGAGAAAGTTGAGGGGGAGTTTTAGTGTGGTTCCTTATGATATTACTACATTGAATATTGTTCTACATTCAGATAATGAGGAG CTTCAACTTGGTGTGGATGAAAGCTATACTTTGGTAGTTTCCAAAGGCAATGAGTCTTCTGTTGGTGGAGAAGCCACCATTGAG GCAAATACCGCTTATGGTGCATTGCGTGGATTGGAG ACATTCAGCCAGCTTTGCTCTTTCGATTATACAACTAAAACAGTACAAATCCACAAGACGCCTTGGTCCATCCAAGATAAACCTAGATTCGCATACCGTGGTCTTATGTTGG ATACATCGAGGCACTATTTACCAATTAGTGTAATTAAGCAAGTTATTGAATCTATGTCCTATGCCAAACTT AATGTTCTACATTGGCACATCATAGACGAAGAGTCGTTTCCGCTCGAGATACCTACATATCCAAATTTATGGAAAGGTTCGTATACAAAGTGGGAACGTTACACAGTAGAAGATGCATATGAAATTGTCAA CTTTGCCCAAATGAGAG GTATAAATGTGATGGCAGAAATCGACGTCCCCGGGCATGCAGAATCATG GGGTGCCGGGTATCCGGATCTTTGGCCATCACCGTCTTGTAAGGAGCCGCTAGATGTTTCGAAGACATTTACTTTTGATGTCATTTCTGGTATTCTGTCAG ATATGAGAAAGATTTTCCCGTTCGAGCTATTTCACTTGGGTGGCGATGAAGTTCATACAG attgttggAGCAATACCACTCATGTAAAGGAATG GCTTCAGAAACAGAACATGACTACTAAAGATGCGTATGAATACTTTGTACTGAAGGCCCAAGACATAGCCCTTTCGAAAAATTGGACTCCAGTGAACTG GGAAGAAACCTTCAATACATTTCCGTCAAAGCTTCATCCTGAAACAGTAGTGCATAACTG GTTGGTCTCTGGTGTTTGTGCGAAAGCTGTTGCAAAAGGTTTCCGTTGCATTTTCAGTAACCAAGGTTTCTGGTATCTCGACCATCTAGACGTACCTTGGGACGAGGTCTATACGACCGAGCCGTTAGAAGGTATACATAAAGATTCAGAACAAAAGCTCATACTTGGAGGAGAAGTTTGTATGTGGGGTGAAACCGCCGATGCATCCGATGTTCAGCAAACAATTTGGCCTCGAGCTGCCGCAGCTGCAG AACGCTTGTGGAGTCCGAGAGATTCTACTACTGCAAAAAATCTTAACGTAACGGTACTGCCGCGGCTGCAACATTTCCGATGTATGTTAAATAGACGAGGCGTCCCGGCAGCTCCTGTCACAAACTTTTATGCTAGAAGGGCACCTGATGGTGCAGGctcatgctatgatcaataa